A genome region from Jeotgalibacillus aurantiacus includes the following:
- a CDS encoding lmo1851 family serine protease — protein MPEKESGEKMDKDPNVQDNNGPEQEVEETKETVSRFVTIKKFHLVMILFFTVILTAGVSIFALSFGEEKAVTVGVPERTEFNKLYSVYDKIQEDYILEIDNEELINGAVNGMIDALGDPYSDYMNEEEAAQFNENITSSFQGIGAEIQSINGLITVVSPIKGSPAEKAGILPNDQILSVDGESIRGMSATDAVMLIRGEKGTEVTLTIQRQGSDEPIEVTITRDDIPLDTVYYEMDDNKIATVQLTSFSETTFDELTEALADLESQGMEGLVLDLRQNPGGLLPQAISIANLFVPEGETIVQIEEKNGEKQVISAQEGDKVNVPTAVLIDEGSASASEIVAAAVNETADIPLFGKTTFGKGTVQTAEDFSDSSNIKITTARWLTPEDNWVHEEGISPTTEVDLPAYATLPFLNIDVELKESMVSDEIQTLEQMLAALGYETGEADGLFDENTVSAVESFQSENELEATGTVTPETASAIMLSLREQLQNDDPQQNAAVEYLIQEAGNAPAEEENSEEDSAA, from the coding sequence GTGCCCGAAAAGGAAAGTGGTGAAAAGATGGATAAGGATCCAAATGTTCAGGACAACAATGGACCTGAGCAGGAAGTCGAGGAGACAAAAGAAACGGTCTCCAGGTTTGTTACGATTAAGAAATTTCATTTGGTGATGATTCTGTTTTTTACCGTCATCTTAACCGCCGGCGTTTCCATTTTCGCTCTTTCATTTGGTGAGGAAAAAGCGGTTACGGTTGGGGTTCCTGAAAGAACAGAATTCAACAAGCTGTATAGTGTTTATGACAAAATTCAGGAAGATTATATTCTTGAAATCGATAATGAAGAATTAATCAATGGAGCCGTTAATGGCATGATTGATGCGCTTGGCGATCCATATTCTGATTACATGAATGAGGAAGAGGCTGCTCAATTTAATGAGAATATTACCTCAAGTTTTCAGGGAATCGGGGCAGAAATACAATCGATTAATGGTTTGATTACCGTTGTATCACCTATAAAAGGATCCCCTGCAGAAAAAGCCGGCATATTGCCTAATGATCAGATTCTGAGTGTAGATGGTGAAAGTATCAGGGGAATGAGCGCAACAGATGCTGTCATGCTTATCCGTGGTGAAAAAGGTACAGAGGTCACGCTTACCATTCAGCGTCAGGGATCTGATGAACCAATCGAAGTGACGATTACCCGTGATGATATTCCACTTGATACAGTTTATTATGAGATGGATGATAATAAGATAGCCACGGTACAATTAACGAGCTTTTCCGAGACTACTTTTGATGAGCTGACAGAAGCGCTTGCTGACCTGGAATCACAGGGTATGGAAGGTCTTGTACTGGATTTGCGTCAAAATCCGGGTGGGCTGCTTCCACAGGCGATCTCAATTGCCAATCTCTTTGTTCCTGAAGGTGAAACCATCGTTCAGATTGAAGAGAAAAATGGTGAGAAACAGGTTATTTCAGCTCAGGAAGGTGACAAGGTCAATGTCCCAACGGCCGTTCTGATCGATGAAGGAAGCGCCAGTGCTTCGGAAATCGTAGCTGCAGCAGTAAATGAAACGGCAGATATTCCGTTGTTCGGTAAAACGACTTTCGGTAAAGGAACGGTTCAGACTGCTGAAGATTTCAGTGATTCCTCAAATATTAAGATTACAACAGCGCGCTGGCTGACACCTGAAGATAATTGGGTACACGAAGAAGGAATCAGTCCAACGACTGAGGTGGATCTTCCAGCGTATGCGACATTGCCATTCCTAAATATTGATGTTGAGCTGAAAGAGTCGATGGTTTCAGACGAAATCCAGACACTTGAACAGATGCTTGCAGCCCTTGGCTATGAGACAGGGGAAGCAGATGGTTTATTTGATGAAAACACTGTCTCTGCAGTTGAATCTTTTCAGTCTGAAAATGAGCTCGAAGCAACAGGCACTGTGACACCTGAAACGGCATCAGCTATTATGCTGAGCCTGAGAGAACAATTGCAAAATGATGATCCACAGCAAAATGCAGCTGTTGAGTATTTAATTCAGGAAGCTGGTAATGCTCCAGCGGAAGAAGAGAATTCAGAAGAGGATTCAGCAGCTTGA
- a CDS encoding CobW family GTP-binding protein produces MTTKKPVYILSGFLGSGKTTLLKQLIKFEKDQSRKPAVLMNEAGSVSIDSSEVDEGIPLAELLDGCICCTIQEKLESQLQSLLIKEEFDSLIIETTGAAHPVEVVDSVMSPLFAHHFDFKGIVTIVDVHQWSNRSAFPVQVLQLMREQVRHAGVILLNKTDLINDMQAASIVGELQEINPDAQIIMTTYSSVNPSVLHSLGYNRKESVSVRADKDLNLNTVVYTFNHRINRHAFEEWLKAQPDHIYRIKGFVPFEDEKYPVLFQYSYGMPLYFLQDMNMPTNLVVIGSGLDKKLVADSLLELEQKHESG; encoded by the coding sequence ATGACAACAAAAAAACCTGTCTACATATTGTCCGGATTTCTCGGAAGCGGTAAAACGACACTACTTAAACAGCTGATCAAATTCGAAAAAGATCAATCCCGAAAACCGGCCGTCCTAATGAACGAAGCGGGGAGTGTATCGATTGATTCTTCCGAAGTTGATGAGGGCATTCCACTTGCTGAACTGCTTGATGGCTGCATTTGCTGTACGATTCAGGAGAAGCTTGAGAGTCAGCTTCAGTCACTATTGATAAAAGAAGAATTTGACAGCCTGATTATTGAAACAACCGGTGCTGCTCATCCTGTAGAGGTCGTTGATTCAGTAATGTCTCCATTATTCGCCCACCATTTTGATTTTAAAGGGATCGTGACAATCGTCGATGTACATCAGTGGAGCAACAGAAGCGCATTTCCTGTTCAGGTTCTGCAGCTGATGCGGGAACAGGTTCGCCATGCAGGTGTGATCCTGTTAAATAAAACAGATCTTATTAATGACATGCAGGCTGCTTCAATTGTCGGGGAGCTTCAGGAAATTAATCCTGATGCACAAATCATCATGACCACCTATTCAAGCGTGAATCCATCAGTGCTTCACTCACTCGGCTATAACAGAAAGGAGTCAGTATCCGTTCGTGCTGATAAGGATCTGAATTTAAATACAGTAGTTTATACGTTTAACCACCGAATTAATAGACATGCCTTTGAAGAATGGCTGAAGGCCCAGCCCGATCATATTTACCGTATAAAAGGTTTTGTGCCATTTGAGGATGAAAAGTACCCTGTCTTATTTCAGTACTCATACGGCATGCCACTTTATTTCTTACAGGATATGAACATGCCGACGAATCTCGTGGTTATCGGGAGCGGTCTGGATAAGAAGCTCGTGGCTGATTCGCTGTTGGAATTGGAGCAGAAACATGAATCAGGATGA
- a CDS encoding CAP domain-containing protein, whose translation MLKNLIVATTVSALMLSFTGQSADAHSKDQQKPYIYYMEVNSLNINELQEKINLLLQNHKSMYLQNKKAFHEKPVPAEKTEAPVEEPVAAPAPVVEQPAQEPAVAETEQSPAQNEAPEVQQPEPVPAQNEAPAVQQPEQREVEEQKTQQSEPAISSFEQQVVNLTNQEREKAGLAPLSIDATLAKTAKEKSLDMQRNNYFSHTSPTYGSPFDMMKQFGVEYRSAGENIAMGQRTPEEVVKAWMNSPGHRQNILSSSYTHIGVGHAENGNYWTQMFIGK comes from the coding sequence ATGTTAAAGAATTTAATTGTTGCCACTACCGTCTCAGCGCTTATGTTATCTTTTACCGGACAGTCAGCAGATGCCCACAGCAAAGACCAGCAGAAGCCTTATATTTATTACATGGAGGTTAACTCATTAAATATTAATGAATTACAGGAGAAAATTAATCTTCTTTTGCAAAATCATAAATCTATGTATCTCCAAAATAAAAAAGCTTTCCACGAAAAGCCTGTACCTGCTGAGAAAACAGAGGCTCCTGTTGAAGAACCTGTAGCAGCTCCGGCTCCAGTAGTTGAGCAGCCTGCTCAAGAGCCAGCTGTAGCGGAAACTGAACAGTCTCCAGCTCAAAATGAAGCACCGGAAGTTCAGCAGCCTGAACCGGTTCCGGCTCAAAATGAAGCACCAGCAGTTCAGCAGCCTGAACAGCGAGAAGTAGAAGAGCAGAAAACGCAACAGTCAGAGCCTGCCATCTCATCCTTTGAGCAGCAGGTTGTTAATCTGACAAACCAGGAGCGCGAAAAAGCAGGTCTTGCGCCATTATCAATCGATGCAACACTGGCAAAAACAGCAAAAGAAAAGTCTTTGGATATGCAAAGAAATAATTACTTTTCCCACACAAGCCCGACTTATGGTTCCCCATTTGATATGATGAAGCAATTCGGGGTTGAGTATCGCAGTGCGGGTGAAAACATTGCCATGGGTCAAAGAACACCTGAAGAAGTCGTGAAGGCATGGATGAACAGTCCTGGCCACAGACAGAACATTCTTAGTTCTTCTTATACGCATATTGGTGTAGGGCACGCTGAGAACGGCAACTACTGGACACAAATGTTTATTGGAAAATAA
- a CDS encoding spore germination protein, whose amino-acid sequence MNEKSGKSFRKMQYIRECQSLDELIEQLSFHMGNTQDLVTVKVQFADKESVIIYLESTTDTNQLEKTFEWLTNVYWASDEPTETLKIAKVETGQTLHDTAKKILLGDTYLFSMDQGSWITYKIGSPLVLQRAIQEPKNEQVVRGAHAGFNENIISNLYQVRSRLKSPHLVIRYFTIGELSQTKCALLYLDHVANPMVIEEITMRLQAINTDVSFSIGTMEEYIEDDNFSPFPQFLNTERPDRVVGNLAEGRFALLLDGSPTSLIAPVNFFAFYQSPDDYNGRFMVGTFYRLLRIASFLIALLLPAIYIAIISFHFEIIPQDITLPTKRAIEDIPYPPLFEALLLELTIELIREAGIRLPNPIGQTIGIVGGLVIGDAVVNAGFISNIMIIVVALTAISSFVVPSVEMNTTVRILRFPFMILASLFGFFGVAIGLIILTIHLIRLESMCTPYLSPFAPFHLSAVKDMFLRFPAWSQSQRPADAMPINKTRHGKNRWWKHERKK is encoded by the coding sequence ATGAACGAAAAATCCGGTAAATCGTTTAGAAAAATGCAGTACATTCGTGAATGTCAGTCGCTGGACGAGCTGATTGAACAACTGTCCTTTCATATGGGAAATACACAGGATCTCGTCACAGTAAAGGTGCAGTTTGCAGATAAAGAATCCGTTATTATTTATCTGGAATCTACAACAGACACAAACCAGCTTGAGAAGACATTTGAATGGCTTACGAATGTGTATTGGGCTTCAGATGAACCAACAGAAACGTTAAAAATAGCTAAGGTTGAAACAGGTCAAACACTCCATGATACAGCAAAAAAAATACTTCTCGGGGATACTTACCTTTTTTCTATGGATCAAGGTTCCTGGATTACTTACAAAATCGGCAGTCCGCTTGTGCTGCAAAGAGCCATTCAGGAGCCTAAAAACGAGCAGGTAGTAAGAGGTGCGCATGCGGGATTTAATGAAAATATCATCTCTAATCTTTATCAAGTCCGCTCCAGACTAAAAAGTCCACATCTCGTCATACGATACTTTACAATCGGTGAATTATCACAAACTAAATGCGCATTATTATATCTTGATCATGTGGCCAATCCGATGGTCATCGAAGAAATTACAATGAGACTTCAGGCAATAAATACTGACGTTTCTTTTAGTATTGGAACAATGGAAGAATATATTGAGGATGATAACTTTTCTCCTTTTCCTCAATTTTTAAATACTGAAAGACCGGATCGGGTTGTAGGAAATCTGGCAGAAGGCAGATTTGCCCTGCTGCTTGATGGTTCACCTACTTCATTGATCGCACCTGTAAATTTCTTTGCTTTTTATCAGTCGCCGGATGATTATAATGGACGGTTTATGGTTGGAACATTTTACAGACTATTGAGGATAGCGAGTTTCTTAATCGCACTTTTGCTGCCTGCTATTTATATTGCGATTATCAGCTTTCATTTTGAAATTATTCCGCAGGATATTACTCTTCCAACTAAAAGAGCGATAGAAGATATACCTTACCCTCCATTATTTGAAGCACTTTTGCTGGAATTAACAATTGAATTAATCCGGGAAGCAGGGATAAGACTTCCAAATCCGATCGGACAGACTATCGGGATCGTTGGGGGTCTTGTAATCGGAGATGCAGTCGTAAATGCAGGATTTATCTCAAACATTATGATCATTGTTGTCGCTTTAACAGCTATTTCGTCTTTTGTTGTTCCGTCCGTTGAAATGAATACCACAGTCAGAATTTTAAGGTTTCCATTTATGATTTTGGCTTCATTATTTGGATTCTTCGGTGTCGCGATCGGATTAATCATTCTGACGATACATCTGATCAGATTGGAGTCCATGTGCACGCCTTATTTATCTCCTTTTGCACCATTTCATCTGTCTGCCGTTAAAGATATGTTTTTGAGGTTTCCAGCTTGGAGTCAATCGCAAAGACCCGCTGATGCCATGCCGATTAATAAAACACGTCATGGAAAGAACAGGTGGTGGAAGCATGAACGAAAAAAATGA
- a CDS encoding GerAB/ArcD/ProY family transporter produces MNEKNEISGWQLFFLIVQTQIGVGALSMPADISIESGHDAWISLVIAGVLMQILILFYFWMMTTAGDMSYFEITKKAFGRIVGKCLIALYSIYFIYVVIVSNISFIKVISEWIYMDTPRWVLMILFLLPAVYLVRGHVSTIARFSMLVSFFLPILVFILLFVYTQPEFLYLLPVGGEGIENILKGLKPALFALLGFEAFLYFSSYVKKDRKKELKKATYATLFVFIFYLFLIITTQVFFYVDEIKIIPYPVLYIMKALSFVIVDRIDLLFLTFWMVIAATSLMNYLFISSQAVRNVFLLKDHANAVVIIALLVLFISSIPKTKADIKEWTDVLLYLSVVFTIFLPLITFILFRLRRRIEK; encoded by the coding sequence ATGAACGAAAAAAATGAAATTTCAGGCTGGCAGCTCTTTTTTTTAATTGTCCAGACACAAATTGGAGTAGGCGCGCTCTCAATGCCTGCGGATATTTCAATTGAATCAGGCCACGACGCATGGATTTCTCTCGTTATTGCAGGGGTTCTGATGCAGATTCTAATACTTTTTTATTTCTGGATGATGACGACCGCAGGGGATATGAGTTATTTCGAGATAACCAAAAAAGCTTTTGGAAGAATTGTCGGTAAATGTTTGATCGCACTTTATAGTATTTATTTTATATATGTTGTTATTGTTTCCAACATCAGTTTTATCAAAGTCATCTCAGAATGGATTTATATGGACACACCAAGGTGGGTGCTAATGATATTGTTCCTCTTACCTGCTGTTTATCTTGTTCGTGGACATGTATCAACCATTGCCAGATTTTCAATGCTTGTTTCGTTTTTTCTGCCTATTTTAGTTTTCATCCTATTATTCGTTTATACCCAGCCGGAATTTTTATATTTACTCCCTGTCGGAGGAGAGGGAATAGAAAACATTTTGAAGGGATTAAAGCCTGCACTATTTGCTTTACTGGGGTTTGAAGCATTTCTTTACTTCAGTTCATATGTTAAGAAGGATCGGAAAAAAGAATTAAAAAAAGCAACATATGCAACCTTATTTGTTTTCATTTTTTATTTGTTCCTTATCATCACTACACAGGTGTTTTTTTATGTTGATGAGATTAAAATCATTCCTTACCCGGTACTCTACATCATGAAGGCATTAAGCTTTGTTATTGTTGACAGGATCGATCTGCTGTTTTTAACTTTTTGGATGGTCATCGCTGCAACTTCGTTAATGAACTATTTATTTATCAGTTCCCAGGCAGTCAGGAATGTTTTTTTGCTGAAAGATCACGCCAATGCTGTTGTGATCATTGCTTTGCTCGTCCTGTTCATATCGAGTATTCCGAAAACAAAAGCAGATATAAAAGAATGGACAGATGTTCTACTATATCTTTCAGTCGTTTTCACAATTTTTCTCCCTCTTATTACTTTTATATTATTCAGGTTAAGGAGAAGGATCGAGAAATGA
- a CDS encoding Ger(x)C family spore germination protein gives MKKYMYLLPAIILLSGCWDQNLLKDVQLVYTVGWDQNEDGSVTSTALAPPIDQTVEHVNRLTIEGNTLRDARYNMDVYVAEHIDFAKLQAGIVGIDMARDKLYPFLDVLYRNPKNHLNARLAMTNTSAAELLSSKIDSQRNQSEYFSGLLESSELTSVVPNISLQRACTILFDPGTDLYLPYITYEKDMLRAKVSGIGLFSKQKYTDVYLNEDQSVIFNILNNETSTIVTLTKRITDGKEPEVSNWVSVNIEKSKTDIKIKENPFRAEIMLKADVVISEYGPDHLQSEKKLNEFKTFWEKELKKDIDEILEITQEVESDVFGIGKRTAAFKPAYWDEERWHDIYRDMEITSKVSVKMIGTGIID, from the coding sequence ATGAAAAAATATATGTATTTATTACCGGCTATAATTTTACTATCCGGTTGCTGGGACCAAAATCTGTTAAAGGATGTTCAGTTAGTCTATACCGTTGGCTGGGATCAGAATGAGGATGGATCGGTTACTTCCACTGCTTTGGCTCCTCCGATTGATCAGACTGTAGAGCATGTAAACAGATTGACAATAGAGGGGAATACATTGAGAGACGCCCGTTATAACATGGATGTATATGTTGCAGAACATATCGATTTTGCAAAGCTTCAAGCAGGTATCGTTGGAATTGATATGGCGAGAGACAAGCTGTATCCTTTTTTAGACGTGCTTTATCGTAATCCTAAGAATCATTTGAATGCCAGACTTGCCATGACGAACACCAGTGCAGCTGAATTACTGTCATCCAAAATTGACTCACAGAGAAATCAATCAGAATACTTTTCGGGTTTACTTGAAAGCTCTGAGTTAACAAGTGTAGTCCCGAATATATCTTTACAACGCGCCTGCACTATTTTATTTGATCCCGGCACAGATTTATACTTGCCTTATATTACTTATGAAAAAGATATGTTAAGGGCGAAAGTTTCCGGAATCGGACTATTTAGCAAACAGAAATATACAGACGTTTATTTGAATGAGGATCAAAGCGTCATCTTTAATATTCTTAATAATGAGACCAGTACGATTGTAACGTTAACAAAAAGAATTACAGACGGGAAAGAACCGGAAGTGTCCAATTGGGTTTCTGTAAATATTGAAAAATCAAAAACAGATATAAAAATAAAAGAGAACCCTTTCAGGGCAGAAATTATGCTGAAAGCGGATGTTGTTATTTCGGAATATGGTCCTGATCATTTACAAAGTGAAAAGAAATTGAATGAATTTAAAACCTTTTGGGAAAAAGAATTAAAAAAAGATATTGATGAGATATTGGAAATAACACAGGAAGTTGAATCCGACGTTTTTGGAATCGGAAAGAGAACGGCCGCATTTAAGCCTGCATATTGGGATGAAGAAAGATGGCATGACATATACAGGGATATGGAGATTACTTCAAAAGTATCTGTCAAGATGATTGGTACGGGAATTATTGACTGA
- a CDS encoding SDR family oxidoreductase has protein sequence MTKTVLITGGTKGIGKVTALQFAEKKYQIVVNYRSDEKQAEQFASKLSLVSGKECKIIKADISTEKGCESLVSKIKEHDLHIDILIHNAGPYISDRKKMTEYSFNEWSTMINGNLNAVFHLSKAFIPHMREQKWGRIITYGFDRAETAPGWMYRSAFAAAKSGLVSLTKTISMEEAENGITANMVCPGDITGEWKEKVIESAQESDDHQNPVGRPGTGEDLARMISFLCDDHSDFVTGAVIPVTGGKDVLGKVFRDTVR, from the coding sequence ATGACAAAAACCGTTCTAATTACTGGTGGAACAAAGGGAATCGGGAAGGTTACAGCACTACAATTTGCTGAAAAAAAATATCAGATCGTGGTGAACTACCGTTCTGATGAAAAACAGGCAGAACAGTTCGCCAGCAAGCTGTCCCTCGTAAGCGGGAAAGAATGCAAAATAATTAAAGCAGATATATCAACTGAAAAAGGTTGCGAATCTTTAGTTTCAAAAATAAAAGAACACGACCTTCATATTGATATTTTAATTCACAACGCCGGACCTTATATCAGTGACCGGAAAAAAATGACTGAGTATTCTTTTAATGAATGGAGCACCATGATTAATGGAAATCTTAATGCGGTTTTTCATTTATCTAAAGCTTTTATTCCTCATATGAGAGAGCAGAAATGGGGACGTATCATTACATACGGGTTTGACCGTGCCGAAACCGCACCAGGATGGATGTACCGGTCTGCATTTGCTGCGGCAAAAAGCGGTCTTGTTTCACTGACAAAGACCATCTCAATGGAAGAGGCTGAAAACGGCATAACCGCTAATATGGTATGTCCTGGAGATATTACAGGGGAATGGAAAGAAAAAGTGATTGAAAGCGCTCAGGAATCAGATGATCATCAAAATCCTGTTGGTCGTCCCGGAACCGGGGAGGATCTGGCCAGAATGATTTCATTCCTTTGTGATGATCATTCTGACTTTGTTACAGGCGCAGTTATCCCTGTAACAGGAGGAAAGGATGTTCTTGGGAAGGTTTTTCGGGACACTGTACGATAA
- a CDS encoding MATE family efflux transporter: MEQTFTLHQKIKQFSIILVPILVTQLGLFAMNFFDTIMSGQYSTADLAGVAIGSSLWMPVFTGLSGILLSVTPIVAQLMGGKKENQVQHTVIQGIYVALFMALIILILGLFVVEPILAFMNIEDEVRRVAGLYLLALSAGIFPLFVYNVLRSFIDALGFTRVTMYVTLMSLPINVLFNYLLIFGKLGLPALGGVGAGVASAITYWLIAAISIYIVQTKRPFNLYRIFNKAVPFDFSKWKEILLIGIPIGFSIFFETSIFSAVTLFMSAYSTEVVAAHQAALNFSSFLYMIPLSISMALTIVVGFEAGAKRFRDARTYSYLGLTVAVTIAAGAGILTYLFRDQVASIYVTDQQVIGLTAQFLFFAVLFQLSDAVQAPVQGILRGYKDVNITLIMTMISYWVIGLPSGYLLANYTDFSYFGYWIGLIAGLTAGAITLTIRMTIIQKKKMKIEGGTKL, translated from the coding sequence TTGGAACAAACGTTCACATTACATCAAAAAATAAAGCAGTTCTCGATTATTCTTGTTCCGATCCTGGTCACTCAGCTCGGGCTTTTTGCCATGAATTTTTTTGACACAATAATGTCAGGACAATATTCAACAGCTGATCTCGCCGGAGTGGCGATCGGATCGTCCCTTTGGATGCCGGTTTTTACAGGTCTGTCAGGTATATTATTATCCGTTACCCCTATTGTTGCCCAGCTTATGGGTGGAAAAAAAGAGAACCAGGTTCAGCACACGGTTATTCAAGGCATTTATGTTGCCCTCTTTATGGCGCTGATCATTTTAATTTTGGGCCTTTTTGTAGTAGAACCGATACTGGCATTTATGAACATTGAAGACGAGGTTAGAAGAGTTGCAGGCCTTTATCTTCTTGCTTTATCAGCCGGGATTTTCCCGCTGTTCGTTTACAACGTACTGCGCTCTTTTATAGATGCGCTTGGATTCACAAGAGTCACGATGTATGTCACGTTAATGTCTCTGCCGATTAATGTTCTGTTTAATTATTTGCTGATTTTCGGAAAACTCGGCCTCCCAGCCCTTGGAGGGGTCGGAGCCGGTGTTGCTTCTGCCATTACATACTGGCTGATCGCTGCTATTTCCATTTATATCGTTCAAACAAAACGGCCGTTTAATCTTTACAGGATTTTTAATAAAGCTGTTCCATTTGATTTTTCTAAATGGAAAGAAATTCTGCTGATCGGGATCCCAATCGGATTTTCAATTTTCTTTGAAACGAGTATTTTTTCTGCCGTCACACTGTTCATGAGTGCTTATTCCACGGAAGTCGTTGCGGCTCATCAGGCAGCTCTTAACTTTTCATCATTTTTATATATGATTCCGTTAAGTATATCTATGGCATTAACCATTGTTGTCGGCTTTGAAGCTGGTGCGAAAAGATTCAGGGATGCCAGAACTTACAGCTATCTGGGCCTGACAGTTGCTGTGACAATTGCAGCAGGCGCAGGTATTCTAACTTATCTCTTCAGGGATCAGGTTGCATCTATTTATGTAACGGATCAACAGGTGATTGGACTTACTGCACAGTTTTTATTTTTTGCTGTTCTCTTTCAGCTGTCCGATGCAGTACAGGCCCCTGTCCAGGGTATTTTGAGAGGTTATAAAGATGTTAACATTACATTAATTATGACGATGATCTCCTATTGGGTGATCGGATTACCAAGCGGCTATTTATTGGCTAACTATACAGACTTCAGTTACTTTGGTTACTGGATCGGTCTGATTGCCGGCTTAACAGCAGGCGCAATTACACTGACAATCCGAATGACCATTATTCAGAAAAAAAAGATGAAAATCGAAGGTGGGACAAAACTCTGA
- a CDS encoding carotenoid biosynthesis protein, translated as MNIVWKVFLVWYAVGVVLVSFDLLPPWLEWANAVFLYLSGILAIYYSMTVLGKIKGFIISLIIMAFTMWAESLGVKYGWIFGSYHYEQDFGIQIFGVPITIGFAWVMVIFTSMSIVINLFNEQKTLIKALLYAFVTSLLAVTMDLIIDPVAVAAKQYWVWDETGPYYGVPNQNFAGWFYVSFGIQFILYFLIGSHAPPANWTSRIRALYFMMIGMFVVTALAYQLYLAVIVTLSSLLIVCLLIYFVRRKLS; from the coding sequence ATGAATATTGTATGGAAAGTATTTTTAGTCTGGTATGCAGTAGGTGTTGTATTGGTTTCTTTTGACCTGCTTCCACCGTGGCTGGAGTGGGCAAATGCGGTGTTTTTATATTTGTCAGGCATTCTGGCAATCTATTATTCCATGACGGTACTTGGAAAAATAAAAGGGTTTATCATCAGTCTGATCATAATGGCTTTTACTATGTGGGCAGAATCTCTTGGTGTCAAATACGGCTGGATTTTCGGCTCGTATCATTATGAACAGGATTTCGGTATTCAGATTTTCGGCGTGCCGATTACAATTGGATTTGCCTGGGTAATGGTGATCTTTACATCAATGAGCATTGTAATCAACTTATTTAATGAACAAAAAACGCTGATAAAAGCGCTACTTTATGCATTTGTCACATCATTGCTGGCTGTAACAATGGATCTCATTATTGATCCTGTAGCTGTTGCGGCAAAGCAGTACTGGGTCTGGGATGAAACGGGTCCATATTATGGTGTACCAAATCAGAACTTTGCCGGCTGGTTTTATGTGTCGTTCGGGATTCAGTTTATCCTTTATTTCCTGATTGGCAGTCACGCACCACCAGCGAATTGGACTTCACGGATCAGGGCACTTTATTTCATGATGATTGGCATGTTTGTAGTTACGGCGCTTGCATATCAACTGTACTTAGCTGTCATCGTGACACTTAGCAGTTTATTGATCGTCTGTCTCCTGATTTACTTTGTGAGGAGGAAGCTTTCATGA
- a CDS encoding lysophospholipid acyltransferase family protein has protein sequence MKPVKSKRTERVLSSFLTYQFKKHFYRVYIQDQRTKSAPGGKQYLINHSSWWDGLLVFYLNQKVVKEDSYAMMSRKGVEEFPFFSKIGAFAVDPSSPKSLIKQLKLAKDLLNDQKSIWIFPQGKEEHIEKRPMTFMSGPAYLVEHADEHDIIPVSAYYTFRHDQRPELFILIGKEISSTVFDGMSRAQINESLKTECESQLDQIRMDLIEEQITGYSLFLKGFPTASEWLQFFKRLSPDKKEKS, from the coding sequence ATGAAGCCTGTGAAATCAAAGAGGACCGAACGCGTATTATCATCGTTTCTGACTTATCAATTCAAAAAACATTTTTATCGCGTTTACATTCAGGATCAACGCACAAAATCAGCGCCGGGTGGTAAACAATATCTGATCAATCACTCCAGCTGGTGGGACGGACTGCTCGTATTTTATTTAAATCAAAAGGTCGTTAAAGAAGACTCATATGCGATGATGAGCCGAAAGGGAGTAGAGGAATTTCCTTTCTTCTCGAAAATCGGTGCTTTTGCAGTCGACCCGTCTTCTCCTAAGAGCCTGATCAAACAGCTGAAACTGGCAAAAGATTTGCTGAATGATCAAAAAAGCATCTGGATTTTTCCTCAAGGAAAGGAAGAACATATTGAAAAGCGGCCCATGACCTTTATGAGTGGGCCGGCTTATTTAGTAGAACACGCTGATGAACACGATATTATTCCGGTTTCAGCGTATTATACATTTCGCCATGATCAGCGGCCAGAATTATTCATTTTAATCGGTAAGGAGATCAGCAGTACGGTTTTTGACGGGATGAGCAGGGCACAGATCAATGAATCACTTAAAACTGAGTGTGAGAGCCAGCTCGATCAGATAAGAATGGATTTAATTGAAGAACAAATAACAGGCTATAGCCTTTTTCTTAAAGGATTTCCGACGGCAAGTGAATGGCTGCAGTTTTTCAAACGTCTGTCACCCGACAAAAAGGAGAAGTCATGA